The following proteins are encoded in a genomic region of Parachlamydiales bacterium:
- a CDS encoding aromatic amino acid transport family protein translates to MHNWAKFLGGILLVAGTTIGAAMLALPVSAGVAGFIPSLVLFICFWLYMTYTALLFLEVNTWSGQRTNLLTMAKMTLGRPGEAISWTAYLFLLYSLLTAYIAGSSAIISDLLTSTFNIPPLGAWCGIPLVLLLAYLLLRGTAHVDYWNRFLMIGLAVSYSAMLIMLSPYVETEKLIRSDWPTAFSVVSVVATAYGFHIIIPSLYSYMHGDIKILKWTLLIGSFIPLVIYALWQMIALGIIPFEGANGLLQGYQKGANGATLLANAINTPVLSLIAQLFSFFAIVTSFIGVALALCDFLADGFKLQRTHTNNLMLVCLVFIPPFLIAITYARAFLTALEISGAYGVVFLLGLMPALMVWRGRYIQKRFEGYAAPGGKITLIAAMLFSFLVIGLEIAKSLSLL, encoded by the coding sequence ATGCATAATTGGGCAAAATTTCTAGGCGGTATATTGCTTGTCGCCGGAACGACTATCGGCGCTGCCATGTTAGCATTGCCCGTATCCGCAGGTGTAGCAGGATTCATTCCCTCCTTAGTTCTTTTTATCTGTTTTTGGCTGTATATGACCTATACAGCCTTGCTGTTTCTTGAAGTGAACACCTGGTCAGGCCAAAGAACCAATCTGCTTACTATGGCCAAAATGACCTTAGGCAGACCAGGAGAAGCTATCAGCTGGACGGCTTATCTTTTTCTTCTCTATTCTTTGCTCACAGCCTATATTGCCGGTAGTAGCGCCATCATCAGCGATCTGTTAACCAGCACTTTCAATATCCCTCCACTAGGTGCTTGGTGCGGTATTCCCCTAGTACTTTTGCTGGCCTACCTACTATTAAGAGGGACGGCACACGTAGACTATTGGAACCGCTTCCTAATGATTGGTTTAGCTGTCAGCTATTCCGCAATGTTAATAATGCTTTCCCCTTATGTTGAGACTGAAAAGCTTATCCGATCCGACTGGCCGACTGCTTTTTCCGTCGTCTCTGTCGTAGCTACTGCCTATGGGTTCCATATCATTATCCCTAGCCTCTACAGCTATATGCATGGAGACATCAAAATCCTTAAATGGACCTTATTAATAGGCAGCTTCATCCCTCTCGTCATCTATGCCCTCTGGCAAATGATCGCATTAGGCATCATACCATTTGAAGGGGCTAACGGACTATTACAAGGATATCAAAAAGGGGCTAACGGCGCGACGTTACTAGCCAATGCTATCAATACCCCTGTATTAAGCCTTATCGCACAACTATTCAGTTTCTTTGCCATTGTCACCTCTTTTATTGGGGTCGCTTTAGCTCTATGCGACTTCCTCGCCGACGGATTTAAATTACAACGTACACATACGAATAACCTTATGTTAGTGTGCTTGGTTTTCATCCCCCCCTTCCTCATCGCCATCACTTATGCGCGCGCATTCCTTACAGCGCTGGAGATTTCAGGCGCTTATGGCGTAGTTTTCCTTCTAGGTCTTATGCCCGCCCTTATGGTATGGAGAGGTAGATACATACAAAAGAGATTCGAAGGGTATGCCGCCCCGGGCGGAAAAATTACCTTGATCGCTGCTATGCTATTCTCTTTTCTTGTGATAGGATTAGAAATAGCCAAATCACTTTCCCTTCTGTAA
- a CDS encoding FAD-dependent thymidylate synthase — MLSDDYEEFTDAQRRILERYVTNTHSHIFALRNLPEVIKGALFSRYSRSNLGLRSLLLKEFIGNEDEAHFSEIAGQPQNYSTESQQEAIQKAQNFYDRILDGYGDDSIGELGGAHIAIENISMLAAKAIEDCRIGGSPLEKSTRYVYFDQKVNGEYLFYHEPILMTSAFRDAYISTCNHLFETYSALIPPLTQTFEKTFLKDPAISATAYKAALRAKVLDCLRGLLPASTLTNMGVFGNGRFYEGLLHKMHCYTLTEMQDIGRRMHEELTKEIPSFVRRSSPSHHTHTNYSSFYENMLNDLHQTAFLFADAADRSMTPGVRMLDYDKEGPLNVAAALLFPHCNKGLGELRKLCHEMSEEDIARILDAAATSRDNRRQKSPRALEHATFTFEIIGDYGSYRDLHRHRILTQEKQMLTCDYGFYIPPEIEGSALEDDYNEAMFRAKEAYDMIAVEFPEEAQYVVPMGYHLRWYFNVNLRALQWLCELRSSPAGHPTYRFIAQEMARQVCEICPAFERFFKFVDYEGYQMGRLGQEQRKIEKQHLLDA, encoded by the coding sequence ATGTTATCGGATGATTACGAGGAGTTCACCGACGCGCAACGACGCATCTTGGAGCGTTACGTTACGAATACGCATAGCCATATTTTTGCTTTGCGCAATCTTCCCGAAGTCATAAAAGGAGCTCTTTTCTCCCGTTACTCACGCTCTAATTTAGGCTTGCGTTCCTTGCTATTGAAGGAGTTCATTGGAAATGAAGATGAAGCCCATTTCTCTGAAATTGCAGGACAACCTCAAAATTATAGTACTGAAAGTCAACAAGAAGCTATCCAGAAAGCCCAGAATTTCTATGACCGAATCCTGGACGGCTACGGCGATGACTCCATTGGCGAACTCGGTGGAGCACATATTGCCATAGAAAATATTTCCATGCTCGCTGCAAAGGCTATTGAAGACTGCAGAATTGGCGGCTCCCCCTTAGAGAAGTCCACCCGCTATGTCTACTTTGACCAGAAAGTGAATGGTGAATACCTTTTCTACCACGAACCTATCCTAATGACCTCCGCCTTCAGAGATGCCTATATCTCCACCTGTAATCACCTATTTGAAACTTATAGCGCACTCATCCCCCCTCTGACGCAGACTTTTGAAAAAACATTTCTGAAAGACCCGGCCATCTCCGCTACCGCTTACAAAGCTGCTCTGCGCGCCAAGGTCCTAGACTGCTTAAGAGGTCTTTTACCGGCGTCCACCCTAACAAACATGGGTGTGTTTGGCAACGGCCGTTTCTATGAAGGGCTGCTGCATAAAATGCATTGCTATACTCTCACCGAAATGCAAGACATCGGCCGCCGCATGCATGAGGAGCTTACAAAAGAAATACCTTCTTTCGTCCGCCGCTCTTCCCCCTCGCACCACACTCATACCAATTACAGTTCTTTCTATGAGAACATGCTCAATGATCTCCATCAAACAGCCTTCCTTTTTGCAGACGCAGCCGACCGCTCCATGACTCCCGGTGTACGCATGCTTGACTATGACAAGGAAGGCCCCCTCAATGTAGCAGCAGCCTTATTATTCCCGCACTGCAATAAAGGCTTGGGAGAGCTGCGCAAACTATGCCACGAAATGTCCGAAGAAGATATCGCACGCATTTTAGACGCTGCCGCAACAAGCAGGGACAACCGACGCCAGAAATCTCCGCGCGCATTAGAGCATGCAACCTTTACCTTCGAAATCATCGGTGACTACGGCTCTTACAGAGATCTTCACCGCCACCGCATCCTGACACAAGAAAAGCAAATGCTTACTTGCGACTACGGCTTCTATATACCGCCGGAGATCGAAGGCAGCGCGCTGGAAGACGATTACAACGAGGCCATGTTCCGTGCAAAAGAAGCCTACGATATGATTGCCGTTGAGTTTCCTGAAGAAGCCCAATACGTGGTCCCTATGGGCTATCATTTACGTTGGTATTTCAATGTTAATTTGCGGGCCCTGCAATGGCTCTGCGAGCTACGCTCATCTCCCGCCGGACACCCAACCTATCGCTTCATAGCTCAAGAGATGGCAAGGCAAGTATGCGAGATATGTCCTGCCTTTGAACGGTTCTTTAAATTTGTCGACTATGAAGGCTATCAAATGGGCAGATTAGGACAAGAGCAACGAAAAATAGAAAAACAACATTTATTAGATGCATAA
- the uvrB gene encoding excinuclease ABC subunit UvrB, translating to MTEFKLATDFLPRGDQPHAIDALVKGIKEGKKAQVLLGVTGSGKTFTMANIIERVQKPTLVLAHNKTLAAQLYQEFKSFFPNNAVEYFVSYYDYYQPEAYIARTDTYIEKDLAINDQIDKMRLSATRSLLERNDVIIVASVSCIYGLGSPEYYRGMNLNIQVGQERRRDEILLHLVEMQYKRNDMDFARATFRVRGDILDIFPAYEDSLAYRIELFGDEVEKITEIDPLTGKSRKSIDSITIYPSSHHVTPEEVRLHAIETIKDELKLRMAHYEQNKLYVEHQRIHQRTMYDLEMIKEIGFCKGIENYSRHFSMRNPGDPPPCLIDYFPKDYLLFVDESHQTIPQMTAMYNGDQARKQSLVEFGFRLPSAFDNRPLKFEESYARFNQVVYVSATPANWEIQEADGEIVEQLIRPTGLLDPVIEIRPAADQIDDCLAEIHAHTKKGGRVLVTTLTKRLSEELSKYLIELGIKAKYLHSDIDTIERMQIIQDLRRGNFDVLVGINLLREGLDIPEVSLVAILDADKEGFLRSKTSLIQTCGRAARNSEGRVIMYADRMTESIRQTVETTEKRRALQEKYNTDHGVTPKTIKKEIIPLVSDEEYEEVSYSGSKRGKSKRAAEPKHEYLSLNEIRQKVSLHSQEMRLAAKEMRYEDAAHQRDLMRKYEQMELNYSDLNEL from the coding sequence ATGACTGAGTTCAAACTAGCAACTGACTTTCTTCCACGCGGAGATCAGCCACATGCTATTGATGCCCTCGTAAAAGGCATTAAAGAAGGAAAGAAAGCTCAAGTCTTACTCGGCGTTACAGGTTCAGGCAAAACCTTTACGATGGCTAATATTATAGAGAGAGTACAAAAACCTACTCTGGTCCTTGCCCACAATAAAACCTTAGCCGCACAGCTTTATCAAGAGTTCAAATCTTTCTTCCCTAACAATGCTGTCGAATATTTTGTTTCTTATTATGATTACTACCAGCCCGAAGCCTATATTGCCCGAACAGATACCTATATAGAAAAAGACCTAGCGATCAATGACCAGATCGACAAAATGCGATTAAGCGCCACAAGGTCACTGCTTGAGCGCAATGATGTCATAATTGTAGCATCAGTCTCTTGCATCTACGGCCTAGGCTCTCCAGAATATTACCGCGGAATGAATCTTAATATCCAAGTAGGACAAGAGCGGCGTCGTGACGAAATCCTTTTGCACTTGGTAGAGATGCAATACAAACGAAATGATATGGATTTCGCTCGTGCGACTTTCAGGGTCCGTGGCGATATCCTTGATATTTTTCCAGCATATGAAGACTCGTTAGCTTACCGCATAGAGCTTTTTGGCGACGAAGTGGAAAAAATAACAGAAATCGACCCTCTGACAGGTAAATCTAGAAAGTCCATCGATTCCATCACTATCTACCCAAGTTCGCACCACGTTACACCTGAAGAAGTGCGCCTTCATGCCATCGAGACCATTAAAGATGAACTTAAACTTCGCATGGCGCATTACGAACAGAATAAATTGTATGTAGAACACCAGCGCATACACCAACGCACAATGTATGACTTGGAGATGATCAAAGAAATAGGATTCTGCAAAGGCATTGAGAACTATTCACGTCATTTCAGCATGAGGAATCCTGGAGATCCCCCTCCCTGCTTGATCGACTATTTTCCAAAAGACTACCTTCTCTTTGTAGATGAATCCCATCAGACCATACCGCAAATGACAGCTATGTATAATGGCGACCAAGCCCGCAAACAATCGCTAGTTGAATTTGGTTTCAGGCTCCCTTCCGCATTTGACAACCGCCCCCTTAAATTCGAAGAATCCTACGCCCGCTTCAATCAAGTCGTCTACGTATCTGCAACTCCAGCTAACTGGGAGATCCAAGAAGCTGACGGTGAGATTGTCGAACAATTGATACGCCCCACCGGACTTTTAGACCCTGTCATAGAAATACGCCCCGCTGCTGACCAAATAGACGACTGTCTCGCTGAAATCCATGCACATACCAAGAAAGGCGGCCGCGTCCTTGTCACGACACTAACAAAAAGGCTTTCCGAAGAGCTTTCAAAATATCTGATCGAGCTCGGAATCAAAGCAAAATACCTCCATTCCGATATCGATACCATCGAGCGCATGCAAATTATCCAAGATCTGCGCAGAGGAAATTTTGATGTACTCGTAGGGATTAACTTATTAAGGGAAGGATTGGATATTCCTGAAGTTTCGCTAGTCGCTATCCTCGATGCCGATAAGGAAGGCTTTCTCCGCAGTAAAACTTCGCTCATCCAAACATGCGGCCGTGCAGCCCGGAATTCCGAAGGCCGCGTCATCATGTATGCGGATAGAATGACAGAGTCGATCCGGCAAACAGTGGAAACGACTGAAAAAAGACGGGCACTCCAAGAGAAGTACAACACGGACCACGGAGTCACCCCTAAAACAATTAAAAAAGAGATCATTCCTTTAGTCTCGGATGAAGAATACGAAGAAGTATCCTACTCCGGCTCTAAGAGAGGAAAATCCAAACGCGCAGCAGAACCAAAACACGAATATCTAAGTTTAAATGAGATACGCCAAAAAGTCAGCCTTCATTCCCAAGAAATGCGCCTTGCCGCAAAAGAAATGCGCTATGAAGATGCTGCCCATCAGCGCGATCTGATGAGAAAATATGAACAAATGGAACTTAACTATTCAGATCTTAACGAACTTTGA